The following are from one region of the Ignavibacteriota bacterium genome:
- a CDS encoding MFS transporter, whose product MINNQSIFSKNLFNTTVLVSALGYFVDIYDLILFGIVRIPSLVDLGIKGDGLITTGVLLLNMQMGGMLIGGIIWGILGDKKGRISVLFGSIFLYSIANFLNAFVSSTEMYAVLRFFAGVGLAGELGAAITLVSEVMPKETRGYGTAIVASIGVSGAIAAAVVGELFNWKTAYIIGGVLGFLLLIMRIKMFESGLYKNLKEINVGKGKFFSLFTSKDRFFRYMNCILIGMPIWFVVGVLITFSPEFGKVLGVSETVTAGKSILFTYLGLIFGDLVSGFLSQYLKSRKKVFLIFLTMTAIFILIYLFVYGLSLFQFYFLCTLLGISIGYWAVFVTTASEIFGTNLRSTVTTTVPNFIRGTVVPITLSFELLREYTGMIYAALIVGLFCLVIAYYALNKLEETFGKDLNYLEKI is encoded by the coding sequence ATGATAAATAATCAATCAATCTTTTCAAAAAATCTGTTTAACACAACAGTTCTGGTTTCTGCACTCGGCTACTTTGTTGATATTTATGATTTGATCTTATTCGGTATTGTAAGAATACCTAGTTTAGTAGATCTGGGAATTAAAGGCGATGGTTTAATAACGACAGGTGTTTTACTCCTGAATATGCAAATGGGTGGAATGCTTATTGGCGGTATTATCTGGGGAATACTTGGAGATAAAAAAGGAAGAATATCCGTTTTATTTGGTTCAATATTCCTTTACTCAATTGCAAATTTTCTGAATGCTTTTGTCAGTTCAACTGAAATGTACGCAGTTTTAAGATTTTTCGCCGGCGTTGGATTAGCTGGTGAACTTGGTGCTGCTATAACACTTGTAAGCGAAGTTATGCCAAAAGAAACAAGAGGCTATGGAACGGCAATAGTTGCTTCGATTGGTGTAAGTGGTGCAATCGCAGCAGCAGTTGTAGGTGAATTATTCAACTGGAAAACTGCTTATATAATCGGTGGTGTACTTGGTTTTCTTTTATTAATTATGCGAATCAAAATGTTTGAATCCGGTCTTTATAAAAATCTTAAGGAAATTAATGTTGGTAAAGGAAAATTCTTCTCTCTCTTTACATCTAAAGACAGATTTTTCAGATATATGAATTGTATTTTAATAGGTATGCCTATATGGTTTGTTGTAGGAGTATTAATTACTTTTTCACCTGAGTTTGGTAAAGTTCTGGGCGTAAGTGAAACAGTCACAGCAGGAAAATCAATTCTGTTTACTTACTTAGGTCTTATTTTTGGAGATTTGGTAAGCGGTTTTCTTAGCCAGTATCTAAAAAGCCGGAAAAAAGTATTTCTTATTTTTTTAACCATGACGGCTATCTTTATTCTGATTTATTTATTTGTTTATGGACTATCACTATTTCAATTTTATTTCCTTTGTACGTTGCTTGGCATATCAATTGGCTACTGGGCTGTTTTTGTAACCACAGCATCCGAAATTTTTGGAACGAATTTACGTTCAACTGTTACTACAACCGTTCCGAACTTTATCAGAGGAACTGTTGTGCCCATCACGCTTTCATTTGAACTCTTAAGAGAATATACAGGGATGATTTATGCAGCCCTTATAGTAGGTTTATTTTGTTTAGTAATAGCTTACTATGCATTAAATAAACTTGAAGAAACTTTTGGTAAAGATTTAAATTATCTGGAAAAAATATAG
- a CDS encoding DedA family protein — MNHLFELFLKLVDLFLNLDAHLHELIIYYGIYTYIILFIIIFAETGFVFTPFLPGDSLLFAAGTFAATGAFDIRLLIILLTIAAILGDTVNYWIGNRIGPKIFQKESRFIKKEYLQKTHNFYEKHGGKTIIIARFIPIIRTFAPFVAGIGTMTYSKFILYNIVGGAVWVLLFVLGGYFFGNIPLVKDNFSITIIAIIFISILPGIIEYVRHRKRKLLTESSEK, encoded by the coding sequence ATTAATCATTTATTCGAACTGTTCCTTAAATTAGTCGATCTGTTCCTTAATCTTGACGCTCATCTTCACGAACTGATTATTTACTACGGTATCTATACTTATATAATTCTATTTATCATAATATTTGCTGAAACCGGTTTTGTGTTTACACCTTTCCTGCCTGGTGATTCATTATTATTCGCGGCAGGAACTTTCGCAGCCACTGGTGCATTTGATATTCGCTTGTTAATTATTCTGTTAACTATTGCGGCTATTTTGGGTGATACAGTTAATTATTGGATCGGGAACCGTATAGGACCAAAGATATTTCAAAAGGAATCAAGATTTATCAAAAAAGAATATCTCCAAAAAACACATAACTTTTATGAAAAGCATGGAGGCAAAACAATAATCATCGCACGTTTTATTCCAATCATCAGAACATTTGCACCTTTTGTTGCTGGAATCGGGACAATGACTTATTCAAAATTTATTCTTTACAATATTGTTGGTGGTGCGGTTTGGGTATTATTGTTTGTTTTGGGTGGTTATTTTTTTGGTAATATTCCTTTGGTGAAAGATAATTTTTCTATCACAATAATAGCCATCATTTTTATCTCAATACTTCCGGGAATAATAGAATATGTCAGGCATCGAAAGAGAAAATTGTTGACTGAGAGTTCTGAGAAATAA